Proteins from one Calditerricola satsumensis genomic window:
- a CDS encoding NAD(P)H-dependent glycerol-3-phosphate dehydrogenase, giving the protein MKRTVAVLGAGSWGTALAIVLADNGHRVTLWGRSAETVDEINARRTNRRYLSDAVLPAGVTATTNLGAAVSAADAVLVVTPSHAVRDVVRRAAPHLRDGVLVVHAAKGLETDTLKRMSEVIREELPAPLGRRVAVLSGPSHAEEVCRKSPTTVVVAAEDHGVAQEAQDLFINAYFRVYTNPDVVGVELGGALKNIIALGAGLSDGLGYGDNAKAALITRGLAEIGRLGYRMGANPLTFAGLAGVGDLVVTCTSRHSRNWRAGYRLGQGASLEDVLAQMGMVVEGVRTTKAAYRLAKRYGVEMPITEQLYAVLFEGKPPKQAVEELMGRDRTHEWEWIVQVRDAAR; this is encoded by the coding sequence GTGAAACGAACCGTTGCCGTATTGGGGGCCGGAAGCTGGGGAACGGCGCTGGCCATCGTGCTGGCCGACAACGGCCACCGGGTGACGCTTTGGGGGCGCAGCGCCGAAACCGTCGACGAGATCAACGCGCGGCGCACCAACCGCCGCTACTTGTCGGACGCCGTGCTGCCCGCGGGCGTGACGGCGACGACCAACCTCGGCGCCGCCGTCTCCGCCGCCGACGCGGTGCTGGTCGTGACGCCGTCCCACGCCGTGCGCGATGTGGTGCGCCGCGCCGCCCCGCACCTGCGGGATGGTGTTCTGGTGGTCCATGCGGCCAAAGGGCTGGAGACCGATACCCTCAAGCGCATGTCGGAAGTGATTCGCGAAGAGCTCCCCGCCCCTCTCGGCCGGCGCGTGGCCGTCCTGTCGGGGCCCAGCCACGCCGAGGAAGTGTGCCGCAAATCGCCGACCACGGTGGTGGTGGCGGCGGAAGACCACGGCGTGGCCCAGGAGGCCCAGGACCTGTTCATCAACGCGTACTTTCGCGTCTACACCAATCCCGATGTGGTCGGCGTCGAACTGGGCGGAGCGCTGAAAAACATCATTGCCCTTGGCGCGGGGCTGTCGGACGGCCTCGGCTACGGGGACAACGCCAAAGCGGCCCTCATCACCCGCGGCTTGGCGGAGATCGGGCGGCTGGGCTACCGCATGGGGGCCAACCCGCTCACCTTTGCCGGGCTGGCCGGCGTTGGCGATTTGGTCGTGACGTGCACGTCCCGGCACAGCCGCAACTGGCGTGCCGGCTACCGGCTGGGACAGGGCGCGTCGCTGGAGGACGTGCTCGCCCAGATGGGCATGGTGGTGGAAGGCGTGCGCACGACGAAGGCGGCGTATCGGCTGGCCAAGCGCTATGGGGTGGAGATGCCCATCACCGAGCAGCTGTACGCCGTGCTGTTCGAGGGCAAGCCGCCCAAACAGGCCGTGGAAGAGCTGATGGGGCGCGACCGCACCCATGAATGGGAGTGGATCGTTCAGGTACGAGACGCCGCGCGGTGA
- the plsY gene encoding glycerol-3-phosphate 1-O-acyltransferase PlsY, which produces MWMAFVISYLLGSLSFSTIIGKYVYGIDIRRYGSGNAGATNTLRVLGAKPAAAVFLLDMLKGMLAVGVGWMLSGGDEAVAVFSGVFAVIGHNWPLFFRFRGGKGIATTIGVVAVVALPPAVVAGAVALLAIAVTRYVSLGSLLFTGLLPVFVLLWYDSPSLLAGTVVIAVLAYWRHRQNIANLLQGRERKLGERVKVG; this is translated from the coding sequence GTGTGGATGGCCTTTGTCATCAGCTACCTGCTCGGGTCGCTCAGCTTCAGCACGATCATCGGCAAGTACGTGTACGGGATCGACATCCGCCGCTACGGCAGCGGCAATGCCGGGGCGACCAACACCCTGCGCGTGCTGGGCGCGAAGCCGGCGGCGGCCGTCTTTCTCTTGGACATGCTCAAGGGGATGCTCGCTGTCGGCGTGGGGTGGATGCTTTCCGGGGGCGACGAGGCGGTGGCCGTTTTCTCAGGCGTCTTTGCCGTGATCGGGCACAACTGGCCGCTCTTTTTCCGGTTTCGCGGCGGGAAGGGCATCGCCACCACCATCGGCGTGGTGGCGGTGGTGGCCCTCCCGCCGGCGGTGGTGGCCGGAGCCGTCGCCCTCTTGGCCATCGCGGTGACGCGGTACGTCTCGCTCGGCTCCCTCTTGTTCACCGGACTCTTGCCTGTCTTCGTTCTGCTCTGGTACGATTCGCCGAGCCTGCTTGCCGGTACCGTCGTCATCGCCGTGCTCGCCTACTGGCGCCACCGGCAGAACATCGCGAACCTCCTTCAAGGACGGGAGCGCAAGTTGGGCGAACGGGTGAAGGTTGGATAA
- the der gene encoding ribosome biogenesis GTPase Der, whose translation MALPVVAIVGRPNVGKSTLFNRIVGERIAIVEDRPGVTRDRIYSKAEWRGRIFSVIDTGGLDIGAEDEIVQRVRHQAELAIEEADVIVFVVDARDGVTPADEAVAELLYRSGKPVVVAVNKVDNREQADAMYDFYRLGFGEVYPISSLHGTGVGDLLDAVFAHFPEEEAEPYDEDVIRIAVIGRPNVGKSSLVNAILGEERVIVSPVAGTTRDAVDTRFEREGQAFVLIDTAGLRKRGKVYETTEKYSVLRALKAIERCDVALVVLDGQQGIVEQDKRIAGYAHEAGRAAIFVVNKWDIVEKDDKTADRFVEKIRDEFAFMPYAPVLFVSAKTKQRVHKILPKVVDVAENHAMRVPTHLVNDILAEAMVLNPPPTHNGKRLRITYATQVAVKPPTFALFVNDPELMHFSYERYLENKIREAFPFEGTPIRIVLKKKS comes from the coding sequence ATGGCTTTACCGGTCGTAGCCATCGTGGGACGACCCAACGTGGGCAAATCGACGCTGTTCAACCGCATCGTCGGCGAGCGCATCGCCATTGTGGAAGACCGACCCGGCGTGACGCGGGACCGGATCTACAGCAAGGCCGAATGGCGAGGGCGCATCTTTTCCGTCATCGACACCGGCGGCCTGGACATTGGCGCCGAGGACGAAATCGTGCAGCGCGTGCGCCATCAGGCCGAGCTGGCCATCGAGGAAGCCGACGTCATCGTCTTTGTCGTCGACGCGCGGGACGGGGTAACGCCGGCCGACGAAGCGGTGGCCGAACTCCTGTACCGCTCCGGCAAACCGGTCGTCGTCGCCGTCAACAAGGTGGACAACCGCGAGCAGGCCGACGCCATGTACGACTTCTATCGCCTGGGGTTTGGCGAGGTCTACCCCATCTCTAGCCTGCACGGCACCGGTGTCGGCGATCTGCTCGACGCTGTGTTTGCCCACTTCCCGGAAGAGGAAGCCGAGCCCTACGACGAAGACGTGATCCGCATTGCGGTGATCGGCCGGCCCAATGTGGGGAAGTCGTCGCTGGTCAACGCCATCCTGGGTGAGGAGCGGGTCATCGTCAGCCCCGTGGCGGGGACGACGCGCGACGCCGTCGACACCCGCTTTGAGCGGGAGGGACAAGCCTTTGTGCTCATCGACACGGCGGGGCTGCGCAAGCGGGGGAAGGTGTACGAGACGACGGAGAAATACAGCGTGTTGCGCGCCCTCAAGGCCATCGAGCGGTGCGACGTCGCGCTGGTCGTGCTCGACGGGCAGCAGGGGATCGTCGAGCAGGACAAGCGCATCGCCGGCTATGCCCACGAAGCGGGGCGGGCGGCGATCTTCGTGGTCAACAAGTGGGACATCGTCGAAAAGGACGACAAGACGGCGGACCGCTTCGTCGAGAAAATCCGCGACGAATTCGCCTTCATGCCCTACGCGCCGGTGCTGTTCGTGTCGGCCAAAACGAAACAGCGCGTGCACAAGATCTTGCCCAAGGTGGTCGACGTGGCGGAAAACCACGCCATGCGCGTGCCGACCCACCTTGTCAACGACATCCTCGCCGAAGCGATGGTGCTCAACCCTCCGCCCACCCACAACGGAAAGCGGTTGCGCATCACCTACGCCACCCAGGTGGCGGTCAAGCCGCCCACCTTTGCCCTGTTTGTCAACGATCCGGAGCTGATGCATTTCTCCTACGAGCGGTACCTGGAAAACAAAATTCGCGAGGCCTTCCCCTTTGAAGGAACACCCATCCGAATCGTGTTGAAGAAAAAATCGTAA
- a CDS encoding DUF3189 family protein, which translates to MWTKRPRNVVYYCYGSAHSSVVAAAIHLGVLPDNRVPTPTEILSLDDFDRTSTPFIGTLYCRGRDELGCRVYTLGVGGEPALVVESFLSMVEACGDSRSAFWLVDALPHLSPIAKVGGMLSRRFGMVGVGRRIAVWGVRHRYAHLVRFVHEVKATLRQLPV; encoded by the coding sequence ATGTGGACGAAACGCCCGCGTAACGTGGTGTATTATTGCTACGGCAGCGCCCATTCGTCGGTCGTGGCGGCGGCCATCCATCTCGGCGTGCTTCCGGACAACCGCGTGCCCACTCCGACGGAAATCCTTTCCCTCGACGACTTCGACCGCACATCCACACCCTTCATCGGCACCTTGTACTGCCGCGGGCGCGACGAACTGGGGTGTCGGGTGTACACCCTTGGCGTCGGCGGCGAGCCCGCGTTGGTCGTCGAGAGCTTTCTGTCCATGGTGGAAGCCTGCGGCGATTCCCGCTCGGCTTTTTGGTTGGTCGACGCCTTGCCCCATCTTTCCCCCATCGCCAAGGTTGGGGGAATGCTGTCGCGCCGCTTCGGTATGGTCGGCGTGGGGCGCCGAATCGCCGTGTGGGGCGTGCGCCACCGGTATGCCCACCTGGTCCGCTTTGTGCACGAAGTGAAAGCGACCTTGCGCCAGCTTCCGGTCTGA
- a CDS encoding DUF3189 family protein — protein MNRLYCDAADGRLARAAAWRDVHGPEVSPPDETVIPGRIVYVGRNAKGQSVYWTTVGRSRRVLENVWISVWALYGQTLANWEILDVDETPA, from the coding sequence ATGAACCGCCTTTATTGCGATGCCGCAGACGGCCGTTTGGCCCGCGCCGCCGCGTGGCGCGACGTCCATGGCCCCGAGGTGTCGCCCCCCGACGAGACCGTCATCCCCGGGCGCATCGTCTACGTGGGGCGCAATGCGAAGGGCCAGTCTGTCTACTGGACGACCGTCGGCCGGTCGCGGCGCGTCCTCGAAAACGTGTGGATCAGCGTGTGGGCGCTGTACGGCCAAACCCTGGCGAACTGGGAGATCCTCGATGTGGACGAAACGCCCGCGTAA
- a CDS encoding capping complex subunit for YIEGIA, whose product MNVPVTKSIVAVITTQPSRATGGVPVLVAKSRDEMAHMASLLENILDAMAHELAEDVMVLVKHR is encoded by the coding sequence GTGAACGTTCCGGTCACCAAATCCATCGTGGCGGTGATCACGACGCAGCCGTCGCGGGCGACGGGCGGTGTTCCGGTGCTCGTGGCCAAAAGCCGCGACGAGATGGCGCACATGGCCAGCCTCCTGGAAAACATTCTCGACGCCATGGCCCATGAATTGGCCGAGGACGTGATGGTGCTGGTGAAGCACCGGTGA
- a CDS encoding YIEGIA family protein has translation MEAYLVAIILGTLVGFVARLHMLRTDYRQYPTYPHGRVIHLSLGLVAAGLGAVAVPALLEKEFTAITFLALAAQQFRDVRNMERNTLSQLDAMELVPRGPAYIEGIAMVFEGRNYLVILTAFVTSLATVYGGWPAGLLVAALMLALDHKLMAGKLIGHIADVREAPLRFEGPILHVGDTPIMNVGLAKNRETILRHGLGFVLTPHDDAAAVTLANSGQRQAILHDASVILGVHRDDGTPGLIPLARRNLDTGEVAVFILPQRRDPELARRVIERVPVLEGAVRLPQESSARRRGQRS, from the coding sequence ATGGAAGCGTACCTCGTAGCCATCATCCTGGGCACGCTGGTTGGGTTTGTGGCACGCCTGCACATGCTGCGCACCGACTACCGCCAGTACCCCACCTACCCCCACGGACGGGTGATTCACCTGTCCCTGGGACTGGTGGCGGCCGGTCTCGGCGCCGTCGCGGTGCCGGCGCTTTTGGAGAAGGAGTTCACGGCCATCACCTTCCTGGCCCTGGCCGCCCAACAGTTCCGTGACGTGCGCAACATGGAGCGGAACACGCTGTCGCAGCTCGACGCGATGGAGCTCGTTCCGCGGGGACCGGCGTACATCGAGGGCATCGCCATGGTGTTTGAGGGGCGCAATTACCTGGTGATCCTGACCGCCTTCGTCACCTCTCTGGCCACGGTTTACGGCGGATGGCCGGCGGGGCTCCTCGTGGCCGCCCTCATGCTCGCCCTCGACCACAAGCTGATGGCCGGGAAGCTGATTGGCCACATCGCCGATGTGCGCGAGGCGCCGCTGCGCTTTGAGGGGCCCATTTTACACGTCGGCGACACGCCGATCATGAACGTGGGCTTGGCGAAAAACCGAGAGACCATCCTTCGCCACGGGTTGGGCTTTGTGCTGACGCCGCATGACGACGCCGCAGCGGTGACGCTGGCCAACTCCGGTCAGCGGCAGGCGATTCTTCACGATGCCTCGGTCATTCTGGGCGTGCACCGCGACGACGGCACCCCGGGGCTGATCCCTCTGGCGCGGCGTAATCTCGACACCGGGGAAGTGGCCGTGTTCATCCTGCCACAGCGTCGCGATCCCGAACTGGCGCGGCGTGTCATCGAACGGGTTCCCGTTCTCGAAGGGGCGGTGCGTCTCCCGCAGGAGTCTTCGGCGCGCCGTCGGGGGCAGCGGTCCTAG
- a CDS encoding YphA family membrane protein, with the protein MAVTVTFFYYVFLWMVLVSTWSGWLDDLLRQAGLTRGVVYLWSAGSALTVPLHVTVDGWRIGVGFYLAPFLAAWVLWARLRDADPLYGLAAALLVGMMRTLLLILLARDPVLAVLPPEWLVPLAIGALAAVVAPYAWQWLPVTLLAYGVSEPLWRWWLSAQANVRVIGDQAYADGLSVALMTAILAAGVVRTARRGISRGLRWKRTS; encoded by the coding sequence ATGGCGGTGACGGTGACGTTTTTTTATTATGTATTTCTCTGGATGGTCCTTGTGAGCACCTGGAGCGGATGGCTGGACGACCTCCTTCGTCAGGCCGGGCTGACGCGCGGCGTCGTCTACCTGTGGAGCGCGGGGAGCGCGCTCACGGTGCCGTTGCACGTGACGGTTGACGGGTGGCGCATCGGCGTGGGGTTCTATCTTGCCCCCTTTTTGGCCGCGTGGGTCTTGTGGGCGCGTTTGCGCGACGCCGATCCGCTCTATGGGCTGGCGGCCGCGCTTCTGGTGGGGATGATGCGGACCCTCCTGTTGATTCTTCTCGCGCGCGATCCCGTCCTGGCCGTGTTGCCGCCAGAATGGCTCGTTCCGCTGGCCATCGGCGCCCTGGCGGCCGTCGTGGCGCCCTACGCGTGGCAATGGCTTCCCGTGACGCTGCTCGCCTATGGGGTTTCGGAACCCCTCTGGCGCTGGTGGCTGTCCGCGCAGGCGAACGTCCGCGTCATCGGGGATCAAGCCTACGCCGATGGTTTGTCTGTGGCGCTCATGACGGCAATCCTGGCTGCCGGCGTGGTGCGCACCGCCCGGCGGGGCATAAGCAGGGGGTTGCGATGGAAGCGTACCTCGTAG
- the fni gene encoding type 2 isopentenyl-diphosphate Delta-isomerase, with protein MSRASRKVEHLRYALETDPAGSNGFDDIRFVHHALPASSYPALSLHTAIGELAMSSPIFLNAMTGGAPETETVNRDLAVAARERGLAMAVGSQTAALRDPAMRRTFTVVRRVNPDGIVFANVGANVTVEEARAAVEMLEADALQLHLNPLQELIMPEGDRDFRRVEERVAAIVASVPVPVIVKEVGFGLSGDVVRRLARLGVTAVDVGGRGGTNFAAVENRRRAVALRGFDRWGLTTAESLLEAMHALEGRSVAVIASGGIRHGVDVAKALALGADAVGVAGRFLRVWRDGGVPALLAEIDAFHEELKVAMAALGAGTVAALRRAALVVSGATYHWCVLRGIDVTAYARRS; from the coding sequence ATGTCGCGCGCATCCCGCAAGGTGGAGCATCTGCGCTACGCACTGGAAACGGATCCCGCGGGCTCCAACGGGTTCGACGACATTCGGTTTGTCCATCATGCGTTGCCGGCGTCATCGTATCCCGCGCTTTCGTTGCACACCGCGATCGGCGAACTCGCGATGAGTTCGCCGATTTTTCTCAATGCCATGACCGGCGGGGCTCCGGAGACGGAAACCGTCAACCGCGACCTCGCCGTCGCGGCGCGGGAGCGGGGCCTGGCCATGGCCGTCGGTTCCCAGACGGCGGCGCTGCGCGATCCCGCCATGCGCCGCACGTTCACCGTGGTGCGCCGCGTAAACCCCGACGGGATCGTTTTTGCCAATGTGGGCGCGAACGTGACGGTGGAGGAGGCGCGGGCGGCGGTGGAGATGCTGGAAGCCGACGCGCTGCAGCTGCACCTGAACCCCCTTCAAGAACTGATCATGCCCGAGGGGGATCGCGATTTTCGCCGCGTCGAAGAACGCGTCGCCGCCATCGTCGCGTCGGTGCCCGTGCCCGTGATCGTCAAGGAGGTGGGGTTTGGCCTCTCCGGCGACGTGGTGCGACGCCTGGCGCGTTTGGGGGTGACCGCCGTCGACGTTGGCGGCCGCGGCGGGACGAATTTCGCCGCGGTGGAGAACCGGCGCCGCGCCGTTGCCCTGCGCGGGTTTGACAGGTGGGGGCTCACAACGGCGGAAAGCCTGCTGGAGGCGATGCATGCCCTGGAGGGCCGATCGGTCGCCGTGATCGCCTCGGGCGGGATCCGCCATGGCGTGGATGTCGCCAAGGCCCTCGCCCTTGGCGCCGACGCGGTTGGCGTAGCCGGACGTTTTCTCCGCGTGTGGCGGGACGGAGGCGTTCCGGCGCTTCTCGCCGAGATCGATGCCTTCCATGAAGAATTGAAAGTGGCCATGGCGGCGCTGGGGGCCGGGACCGTTGCCGCGCTGCGTCGCGCGGCCCTGGTGGTGTCCGGCGCCACGTATCACTGGTGTGTGCTGCGCGGCATCGACGTGACGGCTTACGCGCGGCGTTCGTGA
- the rpsA gene encoding 30S ribosomal protein S1, giving the protein MVDGMEYLTEVKTLAPGDIVRGRVTKVEDKQVLVDVGYKVDGILPIRELSNVHVEKPSDVVQVGDEVDVKVLKVNDEADELIVSKRAVDAERAWERLERARETGEILEARVADVVKGGLVVDVGVRGFVPASHVERHFVKDFSDYKGRTLRLKVLELDREKNKAVLSHKAVLEEEDERRKQEVFSRLKPGDVLEGTVQRLTDFGAFVDVGGVDGLVHVSEIAWHHVDKPADVLQEGQRVTVQVLKLDPEAGRISLSIKATQPSPWERAGETIRPGDVREGVVKRLVSFGAFVELLPGVEGLVHISQIANRHIATPHEVLKEGETVKVKVLDVNIPERRISLSIRALQEADRPLDRRERQEYMGGGFNLTLGDVIGDQLRKLK; this is encoded by the coding sequence ATGGTCGACGGCATGGAATATCTCACGGAGGTCAAAACCTTGGCGCCGGGGGACATCGTTCGCGGCAGGGTGACGAAGGTGGAAGACAAGCAGGTGCTCGTCGACGTGGGCTACAAGGTGGACGGCATCCTGCCCATCCGCGAGCTGTCCAACGTCCACGTGGAAAAGCCTTCCGACGTGGTGCAAGTGGGCGATGAAGTGGACGTCAAGGTGCTGAAGGTCAACGACGAGGCGGATGAACTGATCGTCTCCAAGCGCGCCGTGGATGCGGAACGGGCGTGGGAGCGCCTGGAGCGCGCGCGGGAGACGGGCGAGATTCTCGAGGCGCGCGTCGCCGACGTGGTGAAAGGCGGCCTGGTGGTGGACGTGGGCGTGCGCGGGTTTGTCCCGGCGTCGCACGTCGAGCGCCATTTCGTGAAGGATTTCTCGGACTACAAGGGCCGGACGCTGCGCCTCAAGGTGCTTGAACTGGACCGCGAGAAAAACAAGGCCGTGCTGTCCCACAAGGCGGTGCTGGAAGAGGAAGACGAGCGCCGCAAACAGGAGGTGTTCAGCCGCCTGAAGCCGGGCGATGTCCTGGAAGGCACCGTGCAGCGGCTCACCGATTTTGGGGCCTTTGTCGACGTGGGCGGCGTGGACGGCCTGGTGCACGTGTCGGAGATCGCGTGGCACCACGTGGACAAACCGGCCGACGTGCTGCAGGAAGGCCAGCGCGTCACCGTTCAGGTGCTGAAGCTGGACCCCGAGGCGGGCCGCATCAGCCTGTCCATCAAGGCGACGCAGCCGAGCCCGTGGGAGCGGGCCGGCGAGACGATTCGCCCCGGCGACGTGCGGGAAGGCGTGGTGAAGCGCCTCGTCAGCTTCGGTGCCTTTGTGGAGCTCTTGCCGGGCGTCGAAGGGCTGGTGCACATTTCGCAAATCGCCAACCGCCACATCGCCACGCCCCATGAGGTGCTGAAGGAAGGGGAGACGGTCAAGGTCAAGGTGCTCGACGTGAACATCCCCGAACGGCGCATCAGCCTGAGCATCCGCGCGCTGCAGGAGGCGGACCGGCCCCTGGATCGGCGCGAGCGCCAAGAGTATATGGGCGGCGGTTTCAACCTGACGTTGGGCGATGTGATCGGCGATCAGCTGCGCAAGCTGAAGTGA
- a CDS encoding lysophospholipid acyltransferase family protein encodes MWYRLAGVVVRLFFRLVFRWRVSGVEHVPASGPVLLCANHISLLDPPLIAAPLKRRVSFMAKEQLFRIPVLNRVIRAFGAFPVRRGAVDRRSLRTALDVLERGGLLVIFPEGTRSRTGELLPGKPGAGLLALKSRATVIPAYIQGPYRPFRPVYVYYGPPVDLRPFWTEEPTVDEARRATDAIMAAIRRLAEAHGQDAGREGGVPQAPVKRAAKDAR; translated from the coding sequence ATGTGGTATCGGTTGGCCGGCGTGGTGGTTCGCCTGTTTTTCCGCCTCGTGTTTCGATGGCGCGTTTCCGGTGTGGAACATGTGCCGGCTTCCGGTCCCGTCCTGCTCTGCGCCAACCACATCTCCCTGCTCGATCCGCCCCTGATCGCCGCTCCGCTCAAGCGGCGGGTTTCGTTCATGGCCAAGGAACAGCTCTTTCGCATCCCCGTGTTGAACCGCGTGATCCGCGCGTTCGGCGCGTTTCCGGTGCGGCGCGGTGCGGTTGACCGCCGCTCGCTCCGCACGGCCCTGGACGTGCTGGAGCGGGGCGGTCTGCTCGTCATCTTTCCGGAAGGGACGCGCAGCCGCACGGGGGAACTCTTGCCGGGAAAACCCGGCGCCGGGCTGCTGGCGCTCAAGTCGCGCGCCACGGTGATCCCCGCATACATCCAGGGTCCGTATCGCCCGTTCCGACCGGTTTACGTCTACTATGGACCGCCAGTCGACCTGCGGCCGTTTTGGACGGAGGAGCCAACGGTTGACGAAGCGCGGCGGGCCACGGACGCGATCATGGCGGCCATTCGCCGGCTCGCGGAGGCTCACGGGCAGGATGCGGGGCGGGAAGGCGGCGTTCCGCAGGCTCCTGTCAAGCGGGCCGCGAAAGACGCGCGGTAA
- the cmk gene encoding (d)CMP kinase produces the protein MERLTIAIDGPAGAGKSTVARRVAQRLGYLYIDTGAMYRALTLAAQRRGVSPHDEDALAKLARALTIAFAPDGDGQRVLLNGEDVTDAIRTPAVTADVSYVARHPLVREAMVEKQRELAKNGGVVMDGRDIGTYVLPKADVKIYLTASIDERALRRQREMEARGYRVDLETVKEEIAKRDRLDSERAVAPLQKAEDARLLDTTGMTVDEVVEEILAACRTRGREGE, from the coding sequence ATGGAACGGCTAACCATTGCCATCGACGGGCCCGCGGGAGCCGGCAAAAGCACCGTTGCCCGCCGCGTGGCCCAGCGCTTGGGGTACTTGTACATCGACACCGGCGCCATGTATCGCGCCCTGACGTTGGCCGCCCAGCGTCGCGGCGTCAGCCCGCACGACGAAGACGCGCTGGCCAAATTGGCGCGCGCGCTGACCATCGCCTTTGCGCCCGACGGCGACGGACAGCGCGTCCTGCTCAACGGGGAAGACGTCACCGACGCCATCCGCACCCCTGCCGTCACGGCCGACGTTTCGTATGTCGCCCGTCACCCGTTGGTGCGGGAGGCCATGGTGGAGAAACAGCGCGAACTGGCAAAGAACGGCGGGGTCGTGATGGACGGCCGCGACATCGGCACCTACGTGCTGCCGAAAGCCGACGTCAAGATCTATCTCACCGCATCGATTGACGAGCGGGCGCTGCGCCGGCAGCGGGAGATGGAAGCGCGGGGCTACCGGGTCGATCTGGAGACGGTCAAGGAGGAGATTGCCAAGCGCGATCGATTGGATTCCGAGCGGGCGGTGGCCCCCCTGCAGAAAGCAGAAGATGCGCGGCTTCTCGACACCACGGGGATGACCGTTGACGAAGTTGTGGAGGAAATTTTGGCCGCGTGCCGCACTCGTGGGCGGGAGGGCGAGTAA
- a CDS encoding flagellar brake protein codes for MNTFRLFQMLYVDVQEEDPSEAAAQQEMMLYKTRIVEVTADSLVTEIPLNRETGQFRFFSVGTALYGWVLDETGTPCRFPTRVKSRKTDNIPLLVLERPDPRSIIRIQRRQYVRVPAVLDVTLRCGEAVQTVRTLDISGGGLKCAVPDLGPFPLGTAVEGIVALPYPQRTAVTFAGTVVRTQPPAEKGKPATVSIRFDRISEKERQAIVQFCFRTQLQARRR; via the coding sequence ATGAACACGTTTCGGCTGTTCCAGATGCTCTACGTGGATGTGCAGGAGGAAGACCCAAGCGAAGCGGCGGCACAGCAGGAAATGATGCTGTACAAAACGCGCATCGTCGAGGTGACCGCCGACAGCCTGGTGACCGAGATCCCGCTCAACCGCGAAACGGGACAGTTTCGCTTCTTTTCCGTCGGCACGGCACTGTACGGCTGGGTGTTGGACGAGACGGGGACGCCCTGTCGCTTTCCCACGCGCGTGAAGAGCCGCAAAACGGACAACATTCCCTTGCTCGTTTTGGAACGTCCGGATCCGCGCAGCATCATCCGCATCCAACGCCGGCAGTACGTGCGCGTGCCGGCCGTGCTCGATGTGACGCTGCGGTGCGGCGAGGCCGTGCAGACGGTCCGCACCCTGGACATCAGCGGGGGAGGCCTGAAGTGCGCGGTGCCCGACCTCGGCCCGTTTCCCTTGGGCACGGCGGTGGAAGGCATTGTCGCCTTGCCCTATCCGCAGCGCACGGCGGTCACCTTCGCGGGGACGGTGGTGCGCACGCAGCCCCCGGCGGAGAAGGGCAAGCCGGCGACCGTGTCTATACGCTTCGATCGGATTTCGGAAAAGGAGCGGCAGGCGATCGTGCAATTTTGCTTCCGCACGCAGCTTCAGGCGCGTCGCCGGTAA